In bacterium, the sequence CCGGCGGTTTCCTGGTAAGCGTGAATGGAGAAACCTATCCGTTTGAGTCCTGGTACTCTTATCCCCATGGCGGAGAGAACAAACTCCTTGTTTCTCAAAAACCGGACAGCCACAGTGAAGATGTATTGCGGGTTACAACGCGAAAAATTAACAAAGATCAATATTCCGTCATTGCGAAAGGGAAATACTACAGCATCAACAGGCAGATACGGCTGTTCTCCGGCCGAATTGCGGTCAAAGACACTATTAGCAACACCACCTCGAAAGACTTGGGCATTATTATTCACAACCATCTCAATGCCGCAGGAAAGGCGTTTGAGGACTCCTACCTGGCCGGTTCCAAGTCCATCGGCAGAAAGCAGAACGCATACTCTCCGAGTGTTTTTTTACGCAAGAACGGTCTGGGCATAGGTATTATTCCTGTTGATGATGTTTACATTGTTCAATGCGCTGTCTATTACAAAGACGGCCTCGCGGGAGTTTCCACCGATAAGTTCGGACTGGCCCCCAATGCCTCCTACACACTTGAATGGTCGGTCTATCTTAACGGATCAGGCGATTACTTCGATTTCACCAATGCCTTCAGGAAGGATGAGGGCCGCATTGGAAGGATTGAAGGCGGCTTTATGTTTGTTAACCACTCCATGCAAAACCGCACACTCAAACTCTCCCCGGACCTCGTCCGGCGGACGAACCTGAAGTACGCGGCTCTGGGCTGCCTCTCAGCTGCAACCGATGACCCGGCCGTGTCTATTGAAGGCATTGAGTTCATGGATTTCCCCAAAGAGATTAACGTGCTCAAAGAAAAGATGACCGAGATGTGTGCGTCCTATCCCGACCTCATGGGCATGTTCCATGTTGCGCACAGTCTGTACGTGACCAATAAGCCCGATGAGAAGTTTCCCGACTCTAAAGTGGTTGACAGAGACGGCAATCAGGCGATATGGCCTGATACAGATTATCGTTACATCACCAAGGAACGGCAGGCCGAAGGCTGGAGATGGTGGATCTTCTACCCCACGCCGGGGAACAGTTTCCACAACGCGTTAATGAGGAGCGTCGACGTAATGATGGACCAGATCGGCTGCCGCGGGGTCTTTGAAGACGGTCTGCTGGCCGGCTACATGGGACAGTACACGTACGACAGATGGGATGGCCATACGGTTAACATTGACCCGGAAACCAAGACTATCCAGCAGAAAATCGGCTCCGTAATCCTGCTTTCTCAGCCATCCATCGTGGAGTACATCCGAAAGATTAACGCGAAAGGCGGTACGGTTGTTGCCAGCAACTCGGTCATAACCCGAACCATCGCTGGGGAAAAACTCATTATTATGCGCGAGTCTCCTTGCTCCGATGCTCACCTGTCGCAAACACCCGCTGTTCTGGGATTACCCCAGGCATGTCTCAAGAATGAAACGGACCTTTATCGTGATGTCCTCTCGGTCTTGAGTTCAGGGAATCTTTACTTCTATTGCAACACATACCAGATGGTCGAACATGCGTCGCTTCCCGCTCAGATGTATCCGATTACCTGCGAAGAAGTCCGCAGCGGATATGCCCAAGGCCCGGAGCGTATCATCACGGCACATTCCGGAGTTTTCGGGTGGCCTGGAAGCGCGGACCTTCATTTCGCTTACCACTACGACGGCAGGGGTGTTCCGGTTCCCCATGCCTTTCTCACGACCGCCGATTCTTCCGGTGTTCGAACGCAGGTAGACCTGGTGGAGAATGAATCCGCGGTTCTCAAGAGGATTCCGGTATCCGTCAGGACAAATCAACCCGTGAATATCATCGTCGCCCGGTATGATAATGAGGGAATTCGAATTTCTCTGAACAGCCGTGGAAAGGTTGATATCATGGTCGCTAATGGTGAGTTTGCCATAGAGCCGAACACAGCATATGCGGTAAAGATGAATGACGTCGGTAAAGAGGTAATCAGCAGTACCAAAGGGATACTCTCTTTAGCCCTTGAGTTAGAAGGCGAACTCGATGTTATAGTTGAGGAGCGTGATAGCCAGTGAGTCCCAAAAAATATAAACCATGCATAAAAATTTTGAGGAGAAAAGCATGTTTATTGACATTCATGCACATGCATATCGTCGTCCCTGGCCCGGAAAGAATGGGAATCCTTTCTTTTCCACTTCCGAGCAAATCCTAAAGCGTTATAATGAAATTGGGATTGCTCAAGGCTGTCTTTTGCCGGTGGTTAATCCGGAAGTTTACCTTCCGCAATCAAACGAAGAAATACTGGAAATAGCAGAACAATTTCCCGGCAGGTTCATTCCATTCTGCAATATCGATCCGCGGGCAGTAAGCAATTCTTATGATGCCCCGCTGGATTATCTCCTGCGGTACTACCGTGATCAGGGTTGCAAGGGAATCGGGGAAGTAATGCCGAACCTGCCATTTTTGCATCCGTTGGTCCAAAACCTCTTCAAACATGTACAGAATGTTGGTTTTCCGCTGATCTTTGATATCTCGGATCGGATAGGCGGAGATTACGGTTTATATGACGAGGTTGGCCTGCCGCAGTTTGAGCATTGCCTGAAACGATTTCCTCGTCTAAAGATTTTGGGGCATGGTCCGGCCTATTGGGCAGAGATTGGACAATTGGAGACGCCTGCCGACCGGGCGGGATATCCCGGTTATCCAGTTAAAGAAGAAGGGGTAGTGCCTAAGTTGATGCGGCGCTATCCTAATCTTTACGGAGATATCTCAGCCGTCAGTGGTTATAACGCCCTGGCCAGAGATCCTGAATACGCGGTTCGGTTCCTTAACGAATTCCAGGACAGGCTACTGTTCGGAACCGACATCTGTGCGCCGGATCAAGAACTGCCACTGGCGTCCTTTTTGATCGATCTGAAGGCAAAAGACAAGATCAGCAAAACGGTTTTCAAGAAGATTGCAAAAGGAAACGCGTTCAAATTATTAGCGTTGAAATAATGGCCGCCACGACTAAATATGAAGAAGAAAATGTTAGAGTTGAGTAAAAAGAGAGGTTGATAAATCATGAGGATTGATAAAAAAGTACAAAGAAATGCGAACCATGCGATTGTGAAAGTCAGACGCGAAGTGTATGTCCCCTGGAAGGAAGGGCATGGCGCACCGGGAGTCTCGGTGTGCTACCTGGGCAAGGGGTTGCGACGCCAGGAATCGCGGGCCACCGAAGTGGCTAGCGACTGGAGTTCGGAGTATTGCCGTGTGCGGACCTCCGAGGACAACGGCAGAACCTGGTCCGGCTGGACCCACGTGCGCCTGAACTGGCCCGCCAGGGAAGGGTTCGTAAAGGAGGAGGCTCCTTCGGCCTACTGCTATGACCCGGTCAGCAAGAAGATTGTCCGCTCCGTCTTTCAGCGTTTTCTCATCGGCGAGGATGGCGCGGAAACGATCCAGAAGCTCTGGCGGACGGGCGAACGGTCCTTTTTCGATCATGCCTTTTGGCAAGTCTCGGACGACGAAGGCCGCACGTGGAGCGGTCCCAGACAACTCCGCTATGAAGATGGCCCTTGCCTGGCGCCGGATGAATTGCCCACCGAGGAATTCCTGAGCGCCAACCAGATGTACGCCGG encodes:
- a CDS encoding LamG domain-containing protein, whose protein sequence is MSKDAGFPGIMTIKPSGANFTDMPLMLFVRNDEKVFAYVSDRKKAQCVAADAIRDRWAHFAVTWDGARIRGYGNGVLTSDNPCAFDPALNGLPLWIGRTVGVGSPAYFKGELDDLSLYNKALDAGTVRKHYEARAGVSAQTQPTQKRGIIADYTFSSSGGGETVLMDESGNDNHGTIHGAQWVRGKQGFCLKFDGEDDYVDCGDKAILNIRDSVTVDAWVCPDRTAPVDTGIAGNSWGFLLTFYKNGCWWYISGGGNNVKAGLKLGIWQHVAGTFDGDIMNLYVNGKLTATKKSEAKLIGKAGNLTIGCLMSDPAAKDPAMRNNNFFSGMIGRVRVYNKALSLEEIQKLYKTEAGYYLDSSQFNKLRIMTYPYFEQGRVAAEVDYSSFISVPQNASINLRLSAANSNQHLQERVVTKLPEWGRVESIFSLAGLPPGDYLIRASLEGEQKTLYQVESAFHYAPSVPVKAPSPMEKTVPPMPPPLQPVAYKFELSNAGGFLVSVNGETYPFESWYSYPHGGENKLLVSQKPDSHSEDVLRVTTRKINKDQYSVIAKGKYYSINRQIRLFSGRIAVKDTISNTTSKDLGIIIHNHLNAAGKAFEDSYLAGSKSIGRKQNAYSPSVFLRKNGLGIGIIPVDDVYIVQCAVYYKDGLAGVSTDKFGLAPNASYTLEWSVYLNGSGDYFDFTNAFRKDEGRIGRIEGGFMFVNHSMQNRTLKLSPDLVRRTNLKYAALGCLSAATDDPAVSIEGIEFMDFPKEINVLKEKMTEMCASYPDLMGMFHVAHSLYVTNKPDEKFPDSKVVDRDGNQAIWPDTDYRYITKERQAEGWRWWIFYPTPGNSFHNALMRSVDVMMDQIGCRGVFEDGLLAGYMGQYTYDRWDGHTVNIDPETKTIQQKIGSVILLSQPSIVEYIRKINAKGGTVVASNSVITRTIAGEKLIIMRESPCSDAHLSQTPAVLGLPQACLKNETDLYRDVLSVLSSGNLYFYCNTYQMVEHASLPAQMYPITCEEVRSGYAQGPERIITAHSGVFGWPGSADLHFAYHYDGRGVPVPHAFLTTADSSGVRTQVDLVENESAVLKRIPVSVRTNQPVNIIVARYDNEGIRISLNSRGKVDIMVANGEFAIEPNTAYAVKMNDVGKEVISSTKGILSLALELEGELDVIVEERDSQ
- a CDS encoding amidohydrolase family protein, whose amino-acid sequence is MFIDIHAHAYRRPWPGKNGNPFFSTSEQILKRYNEIGIAQGCLLPVVNPEVYLPQSNEEILEIAEQFPGRFIPFCNIDPRAVSNSYDAPLDYLLRYYRDQGCKGIGEVMPNLPFLHPLVQNLFKHVQNVGFPLIFDISDRIGGDYGLYDEVGLPQFEHCLKRFPRLKILGHGPAYWAEIGQLETPADRAGYPGYPVKEEGVVPKLMRRYPNLYGDISAVSGYNALARDPEYAVRFLNEFQDRLLFGTDICAPDQELPLASFLIDLKAKDKISKTVFKKIAKGNAFKLLALK